The Flavobacterium faecale genome has a segment encoding these proteins:
- the hisD gene encoding histidinol dehydrogenase, with product MNKIYNPTPDTWTSILERPTKTVNDIEQTVKEIFTAVQKDGDVAVAKYTTQFDGVYFENSEVTAVEIETAVASIPNDLKEAIALAKANIEAFHQAQKTSRVSVETAPGVQCWQEKRPIQKVGLYIPGGTAPLFSTVLMLAVPAKIAGCNEIVLCSPPDKNGNINPAILYAANLCGVTKIIKVGGIQAIAGMTFGTKVIPKVYKIFGPGNQYVTVAKQLATQFGVAIDMPAGPSELLVVADDTAVPAFVASDLLSQAEHGIDSQVILVATSKVLIDAVEKEIELQLEQLPRKAIAEKAIANSKLIYVENDKIALELIDEYGPEHFIVCVKDEDFYVNNIGNAGSVFIGNYTPESAGDYASGTNHTLPTNGYAKNYSGVNLDSFMKSMTFQKISATGIQNIGTAIELMAEAEGLQAHKNAVTLRLAEIEQRSKNIE from the coding sequence ATGAATAAAATATACAATCCAACACCAGATACTTGGACTTCTATTTTAGAAAGACCCACAAAAACGGTAAACGATATAGAGCAAACGGTAAAAGAGATTTTTACAGCTGTTCAAAAAGATGGAGACGTTGCTGTAGCTAAATATACCACCCAGTTTGATGGGGTATATTTTGAAAATAGTGAAGTTACTGCAGTTGAAATTGAAACTGCTGTAGCTTCAATTCCGAATGATTTAAAAGAAGCTATCGCATTAGCGAAAGCAAATATAGAAGCCTTTCATCAAGCACAAAAAACATCTCGTGTATCTGTGGAGACAGCACCTGGTGTCCAATGCTGGCAAGAAAAAAGACCAATCCAGAAAGTAGGTTTGTACATTCCGGGAGGGACAGCACCTTTGTTTTCAACGGTTTTGATGTTGGCAGTTCCCGCTAAAATCGCTGGCTGTAACGAAATTGTTTTGTGTTCTCCGCCGGATAAAAACGGAAATATAAATCCTGCTATTTTGTATGCTGCAAACTTATGCGGTGTAACAAAAATAATCAAAGTTGGCGGAATCCAAGCCATCGCTGGAATGACGTTTGGGACGAAAGTGATTCCGAAAGTGTACAAGATTTTCGGACCTGGAAACCAATACGTAACGGTAGCCAAACAATTGGCAACACAGTTTGGTGTGGCAATTGATATGCCAGCTGGACCATCAGAATTATTGGTGGTGGCAGATGATACTGCAGTACCCGCTTTTGTAGCGTCTGATTTGCTTTCACAAGCAGAGCATGGAATTGATAGTCAGGTAATTTTGGTAGCTACATCTAAAGTTTTAATTGATGCAGTAGAAAAAGAAATAGAGCTTCAATTGGAGCAATTACCACGTAAAGCTATTGCAGAAAAAGCCATAGCAAATTCTAAATTAATCTATGTCGAAAATGATAAAATTGCTTTGGAATTAATCGATGAATATGGTCCAGAACATTTTATAGTTTGCGTGAAAGATGAAGATTTCTACGTCAATAATATTGGTAATGCTGGTTCTGTTTTTATAGGTAACTACACTCCCGAGAGTGCGGGCGATTATGCATCAGGTACCAATCATACCTTACCAACCAATGGTTACGCAAAGAATTACAGCGGTGTAAACTTGGATAGTTTTATGAAATCGATGACCTTCCAAAAAATATCCGCTACAGGAATTCAAAATATCGGTACTGCTATTGAATTAATGGCAGAAGCAGAAGGTTTGCAAGCGCATAAAAATGCAGTTACATTGAGATTAGCAGAGATAGAACAAAGAAGTAAGAATATAGAATAA
- a CDS encoding sensor histidine kinase has translation MKPLSFKNKIAFYYLISTAILIFVVFFFIYTIVKQNVNSHLNNDILKEVKNHLNEISIKDGKFHLIHFEEWKEREHNTVDVNPVFIEFLDKDKKLITKSPNLKKHQLVFDNAKADTELFDAILVKAKIRQIQVPIVEKDAIIGYLVIAMSLEGTLVVLNDLSHILIVSYPLILLVLFLIARFIAGRSIQPINAIIRTSDKITKDNLSSRIPLPVNKDELFVLSDTINNLLNRIENAIAREKQFTSDASHELRTPLTVIKGTLEVLIRKERTEAEYHEKINYVISEVNRLNHLVDQLLLLARFEHQKQSVNIQSFDLRLVVKEIANRKNIENQNSRIQVRPGGSEASIIASDAYLLGIILNNILSNALKYSDSYSEVCIEIHSINQKIECHIIDLGIGMLAPDLEKIFQPFYRINNDAQTANKGIGLGLSIVKRLSDLLQINIMVESVENEGTVVKLIF, from the coding sequence ATGAAACCACTTTCATTCAAAAATAAAATCGCGTTTTATTACCTAATTTCCACAGCTATTTTGATTTTTGTGGTGTTTTTTTTTATTTACACTATTGTAAAACAAAATGTGAACTCGCATTTAAATAACGATATTTTAAAGGAAGTGAAAAATCACTTGAACGAAATCAGTATCAAAGACGGCAAATTCCATTTGATTCATTTTGAAGAATGGAAAGAAAGAGAACACAACACGGTCGATGTGAATCCGGTTTTTATAGAGTTTTTGGATAAAGACAAAAAGCTGATTACTAAATCACCCAATCTTAAAAAACACCAATTAGTTTTTGACAATGCTAAAGCTGACACCGAATTATTTGATGCCATATTAGTAAAGGCCAAAATTCGTCAGATTCAAGTTCCAATTGTAGAAAAAGATGCAATAATTGGGTACTTGGTTATTGCTATGTCTCTTGAAGGAACATTGGTCGTGCTTAACGATTTGTCACATATTTTAATTGTCTCTTATCCGTTAATTTTATTGGTTTTATTTCTGATTGCTCGTTTTATAGCCGGTAGAAGTATTCAACCTATCAATGCAATTATAAGAACATCAGACAAAATCACAAAAGACAATCTTTCGAGCCGAATTCCCTTACCAGTAAATAAAGACGAGCTGTTTGTGCTCTCAGATACGATCAATAATTTACTTAATCGTATTGAAAATGCTATAGCCCGCGAAAAGCAATTTACCTCAGACGCTTCGCATGAACTTCGTACACCTTTGACAGTAATCAAAGGCACTTTGGAAGTTTTAATTCGAAAAGAAAGAACCGAAGCAGAGTACCATGAAAAAATTAACTATGTCATCTCAGAGGTAAATCGTCTCAATCATTTGGTAGATCAATTGTTACTATTAGCACGGTTTGAACACCAAAAACAATCGGTAAATATTCAATCGTTTGATTTACGACTAGTAGTTAAAGAGATAGCCAATCGAAAGAATATAGAAAATCAAAACAGTCGTATTCAAGTGAGACCAGGTGGTAGTGAAGCCTCAATTATTGCTTCAGATGCTTATTTATTAGGAATAATTTTGAACAATATACTATCAAATGCACTTAAATATTCGGATAGTTATAGCGAAGTTTGTATTGAGATCCATTCGATAAATCAAAAAATAGAATGCCACATTATCGACTTAGGAATTGGAATGCTAGCGCCTGATCTAGAAAAAATATTTCAACCTTTTTATCGAATAAATAATGATGCACAAACTGCAAATAAAGGCATCGGTTTAGGATTATCCATCGTGAAACGACTAAGTGACTTACTGCAAATAAACATTATGGTGGAAAGTGTTGAAAACGAAGGTACTGTAGTCAAATTAATCTTCTAA
- a CDS encoding DUF2231 domain-containing protein, with product MNDAHLHLMVNHFPIVGLIIGFGILISGLYFRNNGIKNTAYSVFIVAAVAAFLSMYTGEGAEELVEDMPNIGHQIIHEHEEYAEKLALILYAMGLLSIAGFYLNVKVHAKARLVSIIVLVTAAIAVIFALKTGETGGEVRHTEIRESNVKGKPVQSVEED from the coding sequence ATGAACGACGCACATTTGCATTTGATGGTAAACCATTTTCCTATTGTGGGATTAATTATTGGTTTCGGAATATTGATTTCGGGTTTATATTTTCGAAATAATGGTATAAAGAATACGGCTTATTCTGTGTTTATTGTTGCAGCAGTTGCAGCTTTCCTAAGTATGTATACGGGTGAAGGGGCAGAAGAGTTAGTGGAGGATATGCCAAATATTGGACACCAAATCATACACGAACACGAGGAATATGCTGAGAAATTAGCTCTAATCTTGTATGCCATGGGACTTCTATCTATTGCTGGATTTTATTTGAACGTAAAAGTACATGCAAAAGCGAGATTGGTATCGATAATTGTGTTGGTTACTGCAGCTATCGCCGTTATTTTTGCTCTAAAAACAGGAGAAACAGGTGGTGAAGTACGACACACAGAAATTAGGGAATCGAATGTAAAGGGAAAACCAGTTCAAAGTGTAGAGGAAGATTAA
- the hisG gene encoding ATP phosphoribosyltransferase produces the protein MSTLKIAIQKSGRLNEESIQILKDAGISINNGIDQLKAEASNFPLEVLYLRNSDIPQYLIDGVVDIAIVGDNLLVEKGKNIEVIQKLGFSKCKVSVAVPKAFEYNSVKDLNGLRVATSYPNTVIDFCAEHGVTVDIHQISGSVEIAPNIGLADAIVDIVSSGSTLFKNNLKEVEVIFKSEAVLAVSPKVSPESQKIIDTLKFRIESVLRARKSKYILMNVPNDKIEAIGKILPVLKSLTVMPLAQEGWSSVHSVIDKDTFWEVIDQLKDAGAEGILVCPIEKMVL, from the coding sequence ATGAGTACATTAAAAATTGCAATTCAGAAATCAGGAAGATTAAACGAAGAAAGTATTCAAATTCTTAAGGATGCAGGAATCTCTATCAACAACGGTATTGACCAATTAAAAGCAGAAGCTTCTAATTTCCCGTTAGAAGTATTGTATTTGAGAAATTCAGATATTCCTCAGTATCTTATTGATGGTGTTGTAGATATTGCCATTGTTGGTGATAATTTATTAGTCGAAAAAGGTAAAAACATTGAAGTAATTCAAAAATTAGGTTTTTCGAAATGCAAAGTTTCTGTAGCAGTACCAAAAGCTTTCGAATATAATTCTGTTAAAGATTTAAACGGATTGCGTGTTGCTACTTCTTATCCAAACACGGTAATTGATTTTTGCGCAGAGCACGGTGTAACAGTTGATATTCACCAAATTTCTGGTTCGGTTGAGATCGCTCCAAATATCGGATTGGCAGATGCAATTGTAGATATCGTTTCAAGCGGTAGTACCTTATTCAAAAACAATTTGAAAGAGGTAGAAGTGATCTTTAAAAGTGAAGCAGTATTAGCAGTTTCTCCAAAAGTTTCTCCAGAATCTCAAAAAATAATTGATACTTTAAAATTCAGAATCGAATCTGTTTTAAGAGCTCGTAAATCAAAATATATCTTGATGAACGTGCCGAACGATAAAATCGAAGCTATTGGTAAAATTTTACCAGTGTTAAAAAGTTTGACTGTAATGCCATTAGCTCAGGAAGGTTGGAGTAGTGTACACTCAGTAATCGACAAAGATACTTTTTGGGAAGTAATTGACCAATTGAAAGACGCTGGTGCCGAAGGTATTTTGGTTTGCCCAATTGAGAAAATGGTTTTGTAG
- a CDS encoding CusA/CzcA family heavy metal efflux RND transporter, with product MLEKIIAFSLKNKLLILLFTFGVMGFGVYSVFQLSIGAVPDVTNNQVQVITTSRNLSTQDIEQYITYPVEIEMANLPGVKEIRSISKFGLSVVTIVFEDEMGTYLPRQLIAEKIKSATEKIPQGFGVPEIGPITTGLGEIYQYTLEVQPEYQSQYTITELRTIQDWLVKRQLSGIKGVVEINTWGGYLKQYQVAINPASLKAIQVTPSAVFTALEKNNSIAGGAYIEKENQSYFIRGEGKINSLADIENIVVENRNGTPILIRDIATVSFGAANRFGAITGNGQGEKVLGQVMMLKDANSKQVIQDVHDRIATIQKTLPKGVYINGFLDRSELVAKTTFTVAENLVLGCLIVIFVVVLLLGNWRSGLVVASVIPLCLLFAISLMNIFKIDANLMSLGAIDFGIIIDGAVIIVEFIAFQIGQKANTLLHLPESEKKAQIDTITYKSASKMMTSAVFGQLIILIVFIPILSLTGIEGKMFKPMAMTFSFALVGAMIFCFTYVPVIASLVIKPIEESPNSFSNRLITRLQNGYLPIITWSLDNSKKVLYGAVGLLVLAIVLFSSMGGEFIPTLDEGDFVIQPVLKTGTTLSKTIATTTRIEKIILKNFPEVDQVVSRIGAAEIPTDPMSMEESDVIVKLKPHSEWVSAATKDELADKIKEAISNEIPNMEIEFTQPIEMRFNELISGTRSDVAVKVFGPDLEILAKKAAQIKKAIEHVPGASDVIIEKTEGLPQITVNYNRAKIARYGLNIEDLNNLVTLGFAGKTVGNVFEGEKRFDLVLRLDQSKRSSLEDLNKLYVTVPATNQQIPLEELALIEFTKGPAKISRDNTNRRVVVGINVRNRDLESVVSDIQSIVKNEIKLPEGYFVQYGGQFENLQSAKARLMVAVPIALLLIFVLLYFAFGSVKEALMVYSAIPLSAVGGILFLWIRDLPFSISAGVGFIALFGIAVLNGIVLIECFKELKEEGMNSIKELIIEGTTSRLRPVLLTALAAALGFLPMAISSSAGAEVQRPLATVVIGGLFTATILTMIVLPVLYQVFQQKDFKWKAKVKKDALLVILFVLGLGSAFAQQNPAELDSIIAIGLQNNNGIKASQLQVDKQQAHIKTAFDFEKTNLYYNYDQNNIAPNNLPIRVFGVQQSFAFPTVYSANKKLYSAEYEREMAKLAVQKNQLILAISISYYQIVSLQHNEKLYRYLDSLYQNFSKASDRRFELGETNYLEKITAQSKYRQIKTKLTQIKKEVAGQYSVLNGLLQTDKKVVIYSTTLLPIIEVANAANEQALDRYYNSVSTVYDNQVKVQKQQWMPDLHLIGFRGSNIGLSQPLYGIQLGVSVPILFSGVVAKNKVAQLEKESWEKEKLNQQSKLTNYKNQKINELEQFQEAIQYYSQYGKKLSEEIIKVANMSYKHGEIDFFQYIHSLENATQIQVSYLENVLLYNQTQLDAQYLNF from the coding sequence ATGTTAGAAAAAATTATAGCTTTCAGCCTCAAAAACAAATTACTAATTCTCCTTTTTACTTTTGGAGTGATGGGATTTGGCGTCTATTCGGTTTTTCAACTCTCCATAGGTGCAGTGCCTGATGTGACCAACAATCAAGTGCAAGTCATTACTACATCACGTAATTTGTCTACCCAAGATATTGAGCAATACATTACCTATCCGGTAGAGATAGAAATGGCAAACTTACCTGGTGTCAAAGAAATTAGATCAATTTCAAAATTCGGTTTGTCGGTAGTGACTATCGTTTTTGAAGATGAAATGGGTACGTACTTGCCTCGACAATTGATTGCTGAAAAAATCAAATCGGCTACAGAGAAGATTCCACAAGGTTTTGGAGTTCCTGAAATTGGTCCTATCACAACTGGCTTAGGCGAAATATACCAGTACACACTCGAAGTACAACCCGAATACCAAAGTCAATACACCATAACCGAACTACGAACGATTCAGGATTGGTTGGTTAAACGTCAGCTGTCTGGAATTAAAGGTGTGGTCGAAATCAATACTTGGGGTGGCTATTTAAAGCAGTATCAAGTAGCGATCAATCCTGCTAGTTTGAAGGCCATACAAGTAACACCTTCGGCTGTGTTTACAGCTTTAGAAAAAAATAATAGCATTGCAGGTGGTGCCTATATCGAAAAAGAAAATCAAAGTTATTTTATTCGTGGCGAAGGAAAAATCAATTCATTAGCTGATATCGAAAATATTGTGGTCGAAAACCGTAACGGAACCCCAATCCTAATCCGAGATATCGCGACAGTAAGTTTTGGAGCCGCCAATCGTTTTGGAGCGATTACGGGTAACGGTCAAGGTGAAAAAGTGCTAGGACAAGTGATGATGTTAAAGGATGCAAACTCAAAACAAGTAATTCAAGACGTTCACGATCGCATTGCGACCATTCAAAAAACTTTACCAAAAGGGGTCTACATCAATGGCTTTTTAGATCGAAGTGAATTGGTTGCTAAAACCACCTTTACCGTTGCCGAAAATCTAGTTTTAGGTTGTTTGATCGTTATTTTTGTAGTGGTCTTACTTTTAGGTAATTGGCGTTCTGGATTGGTAGTAGCTTCTGTGATTCCCCTTTGTTTGCTTTTTGCTATTTCGCTAATGAATATTTTTAAAATTGACGCCAATTTGATGAGTTTGGGAGCGATTGACTTCGGGATCATTATTGACGGTGCTGTTATTATTGTTGAGTTTATCGCTTTTCAAATCGGTCAAAAAGCAAATACACTGCTTCACTTACCAGAATCAGAAAAAAAAGCACAAATTGATACTATTACTTATAAAAGTGCTTCCAAAATGATGACATCTGCTGTATTCGGACAGTTGATTATTTTGATTGTTTTCATTCCGATACTTTCGCTCACTGGTATCGAAGGCAAAATGTTTAAACCCATGGCGATGACTTTTAGTTTTGCATTAGTAGGAGCAATGATTTTCTGTTTCACCTATGTACCCGTAATTGCATCTTTGGTTATCAAACCAATTGAAGAAAGTCCGAACTCATTTTCGAATCGTCTAATTACTCGCTTACAAAACGGGTATTTACCGATAATTACTTGGTCTTTGGACAATTCCAAAAAAGTGTTGTATGGTGCTGTTGGACTGTTAGTTTTGGCCATTGTATTATTCAGTAGTATGGGGGGCGAATTTATTCCTACGCTTGATGAAGGTGATTTTGTGATTCAACCTGTACTAAAAACGGGGACAACACTATCCAAAACCATTGCTACCACCACTAGAATCGAAAAAATAATCCTGAAAAATTTCCCCGAAGTAGACCAAGTGGTGAGTAGGATTGGTGCTGCCGAAATCCCGACCGATCCTATGAGCATGGAAGAGTCTGATGTGATTGTGAAATTAAAGCCACATTCCGAATGGGTTTCTGCAGCTACCAAAGATGAATTGGCAGACAAAATAAAAGAAGCCATTTCAAACGAAATTCCGAATATGGAAATCGAATTTACGCAACCAATTGAAATGCGTTTTAATGAATTGATCTCAGGTACGCGGTCAGATGTGGCGGTAAAAGTATTTGGACCAGATTTAGAAATTTTGGCTAAAAAAGCTGCACAGATTAAAAAAGCAATTGAGCATGTGCCTGGAGCATCAGATGTGATTATCGAAAAAACGGAAGGTTTACCGCAAATTACTGTAAATTATAATCGAGCCAAAATTGCACGCTACGGACTTAATATTGAAGATTTAAACAATCTTGTAACCCTTGGATTTGCTGGAAAAACGGTTGGAAATGTTTTCGAAGGAGAAAAACGATTTGATTTGGTGTTGCGTTTAGACCAAAGTAAAAGAAGCTCATTGGAAGATTTAAATAAACTTTATGTGACTGTACCAGCTACAAACCAACAAATACCGTTGGAGGAATTGGCCCTAATTGAATTTACAAAAGGACCAGCCAAAATTTCGAGAGACAACACCAATAGGCGAGTAGTGGTCGGAATAAATGTCCGCAACCGAGATTTGGAAAGTGTTGTCAGCGATATTCAATCTATTGTTAAAAACGAAATCAAATTACCCGAAGGCTATTTTGTACAGTATGGTGGTCAATTTGAGAATTTGCAGTCTGCCAAAGCCCGATTGATGGTTGCAGTTCCCATCGCATTATTATTGATTTTTGTACTGCTGTATTTTGCATTTGGATCTGTAAAGGAAGCTTTGATGGTGTATTCTGCCATTCCGCTCTCTGCCGTTGGTGGTATCTTGTTTTTGTGGATTCGAGATTTGCCTTTTAGTATTTCTGCAGGAGTTGGTTTTATTGCTCTTTTTGGTATCGCAGTGTTAAACGGAATAGTACTTATCGAATGTTTTAAAGAATTAAAAGAAGAAGGAATGAATTCAATAAAAGAGTTAATTATCGAAGGAACTACAAGTCGTTTGCGTCCAGTATTATTGACAGCTTTGGCTGCAGCTTTAGGATTTTTACCCATGGCAATTTCGAGCTCTGCAGGTGCAGAGGTGCAACGACCGTTGGCGACAGTGGTTATTGGTGGCTTGTTTACGGCTACCATTTTGACCATGATTGTACTCCCTGTTTTGTACCAAGTATTTCAACAAAAAGATTTTAAATGGAAAGCGAAGGTTAAAAAAGATGCGTTATTGGTAATTCTATTTGTTCTAGGACTTGGATCCGCTTTTGCACAACAAAATCCAGCAGAGTTGGACAGTATCATTGCTATTGGTTTGCAAAATAACAATGGAATTAAAGCGAGTCAATTGCAGGTTGACAAACAACAAGCACATATCAAAACCGCTTTTGATTTCGAAAAAACAAACCTCTATTATAATTATGATCAAAATAATATAGCACCAAACAATTTGCCAATTCGGGTATTTGGAGTGCAACAAAGTTTTGCTTTCCCAACGGTTTATAGTGCGAACAAAAAATTATATTCGGCAGAATATGAACGAGAAATGGCAAAACTAGCCGTACAGAAAAACCAACTAATATTGGCCATTTCTATATCGTACTATCAAATTGTTTCCTTACAACACAATGAAAAATTATATCGATATTTGGATAGTTTGTATCAGAATTTTTCTAAGGCAAGTGATCGCCGCTTTGAATTGGGTGAAACTAATTATCTAGAAAAAATTACGGCACAGTCCAAATACAGACAAATAAAAACCAAGTTAACTCAAATTAAAAAGGAAGTTGCAGGACAGTATTCGGTCTTGAATGGGTTATTACAAACTGACAAAAAAGTGGTGATTTATAGCACAACCTTGCTACCCATTATTGAAGTAGCTAATGCAGCAAATGAACAAGCATTGGATAGGTATTATAATTCGGTTTCAACAGTTTACGACAATCAAGTTAAAGTACAAAAACAACAATGGATGCCCGATTTACACCTTATAGGTTTCAGAGGAAGCAACATTGGCCTTTCACAGCCTTTGTATGGTATTCAGCTAGGTGTTTCTGTGCCCATATTATTTTCAGGGGTGGTGGCAAAAAATAAAGTAGCACAGTTGGAAAAAGAAAGTTGGGAAAAGGAAAAACTGAATCAGCAATCAAAACTCACCAATTATAAAAATCAAAAAATAAATGAGTTAGAACAGTTTCAAGAAGCAATTCAATATTACAGTCAGTATGGCAAAAAGCTATCTGAGGAGATTATAAAGGTGGCAAATATGAGCTACAAACACGGCGAGATAGACTTTTTTCAATACATCCATAGTTTAGAAAATGCTACTCAAATACAAGTTAGCTATCTCGAAAATGTATTACTTTATAATCAAACGCAGCTGGATGCGCAATACCTAAATTTTTAA
- a CDS encoding efflux RND transporter periplasmic adaptor subunit, with protein sequence MKKNIIALLVGIVLFSCKDNTAETSPSEIKKDNEIVVTQSQFAASSMQIGTANEQEFDVTVKTTGKIDVPPQNRAKVSSFIGGYIKSTTLLVGDKVTKGQALLTLENTEFLDIQKDYLEVAEQINYLKSEYNRQKTLYDEKITSQKNYLKAESEYRRAFGMYQSLKAKLNLVHISPSNVEKGKLTSVITVYSPISGDIVVMNANVGMYVAPSEVLLEIIETDHLHLELDVFEKDILKVREEQKIKFTVPEASKEVFNASVHLVGKSIEGANRVINVHGHLDDNIKQRLLTGMFVEANIITAAQTGLAIPIGALVTENNKNYVLVLEKKTNDYVFKKQLVKIGAKTETEVEIIPDAKVTATTRILLKGAYDITE encoded by the coding sequence ATGAAAAAAAATATAATAGCACTACTAGTTGGAATAGTACTTTTTTCGTGCAAAGATAATACAGCTGAAACAAGCCCTTCTGAAATTAAAAAGGATAACGAAATTGTAGTTACCCAATCACAATTTGCTGCATCAAGTATGCAAATTGGAACGGCTAATGAGCAAGAGTTTGACGTAACCGTAAAAACTACAGGAAAGATAGATGTACCGCCTCAAAACAGAGCAAAAGTGAGTAGTTTTATAGGTGGTTACATTAAATCGACCACATTGTTGGTTGGTGATAAAGTGACCAAAGGACAAGCTTTGCTGACTTTAGAAAACACAGAATTCCTTGATATTCAAAAAGATTATTTAGAAGTTGCAGAACAAATTAATTATCTAAAATCTGAGTACAACCGCCAGAAAACACTGTATGACGAAAAAATTACTTCTCAAAAAAATTACCTAAAGGCAGAGAGTGAGTATCGCAGAGCGTTTGGCATGTATCAAAGTTTGAAGGCTAAATTAAACTTAGTGCACATTAGTCCATCAAATGTTGAAAAAGGAAAATTGACGAGTGTGATTACGGTATATTCTCCAATTTCTGGCGATATCGTGGTCATGAATGCTAATGTAGGTATGTATGTTGCGCCATCTGAGGTATTGCTCGAAATCATTGAAACGGATCATTTGCACTTAGAATTAGACGTTTTTGAGAAAGATATTTTGAAAGTTAGAGAAGAACAGAAAATAAAATTTACAGTTCCCGAAGCCTCCAAGGAAGTTTTTAATGCATCCGTACATCTTGTAGGTAAATCAATTGAAGGCGCCAATAGAGTTATTAATGTTCACGGTCATTTGGATGATAATATCAAGCAACGACTGCTTACAGGTATGTTTGTTGAGGCAAATATCATTACGGCTGCTCAAACGGGTTTGGCAATTCCAATTGGTGCTTTGGTGACCGAAAACAATAAAAATTATGTTCTGGTTTTAGAAAAAAAGACAAATGACTATGTCTTCAAAAAACAACTTGTCAAAATAGGGGCGAAGACGGAGACTGAAGTCGAAATAATTCCAGATGCTAAAGTTACTGCCACTACAAGAATATTGTTAAAAGGAGCTTATGATATAACGGAATAG